A genomic stretch from Aedes albopictus strain Foshan chromosome 2, AalbF5, whole genome shotgun sequence includes:
- the LOC115265670 gene encoding uncharacterized protein LOC115265670, which translates to MRTLFQIFVIGAALSTVTGRDTALESFQKNNNLDIGDFEFFKYPGVLTPNGIRHGDHNPTISQKAKAVFKYFKYVFIGSPMPDSGYEFDVQKALNLRDAYKKQFGYLGENLVALVGNGYSAQQMRHYGAIGRDFEPF; encoded by the exons ATGAGAACCCTTTTCCAG ATCTTCGTCATCGGTGCAGCACTGTCAACCGTAACGGGAAGAGATACcgctctggaatcctttcagaaaaacaacaatttggaCATTGGTGACTTTGAGTTCTTCAAATACCCCGGAGTGCTAACCCCGAACGGAATACGGCATGGTGATCATAATCCAACGATATCCCAGAAGGCGAAGGCGGTCTTCAAATACTTCAAGTATGTCTTTATTGGATCTCCGATGCCGGATTCGGGCTACGAATTCGATGTGCAGAAAGCCCTCAACCTAAGGGATGCCTATAAGAAACAGTTCGGCTATCTGGGTGAAAACCTTGTGGCACTGGTTGGAAATGGTTATTCGGCCCAGCAGATGCGACACTACGGAGCAATAGGACGTGACTTTGAGCCGTTTTAA
- the LOC134286877 gene encoding uncharacterized protein LOC134286877, which yields MNIEDNRMASEWEKWKRQLECYFIACGVQDQSDKLAKLLYLGGPDLQELYDNLPDAKRVPLIVTEPPHYDVAIKALDDHFEPKRMIAYERYLFRQMAQKPQERLSDFALRLRIQAKRCGFTPDHFEEMIVDQITEKCNSEPLRVEILKKDHRSLSEIIALGTTMADTKTKSMQMSKMSGSFGGASDEARIQMVRDRSFRSKPRLPVKVAMNQGTVMTCFACGRLGHLKASKWCPAKDAQCNKCQAYGHFSKTCFRFGSSGPGSSSGQERSHQDRNARLGKRKSEFRGNPGNNSYGNEGFGRPAKRIRAVTEEDEHEKRMEKEDGYVFYAMGSNEFHFAVGGVTIRMTIDSGADANIISLETWTQMKEAGAIVTDQGHPDRVLRAYASDTPLKLVGTFRANITAGSNEVNAKFYVVDGGRQCLLGAKTAEELHVLKIGFDVATVSGGTEAFPKVKGVLLEIPIDESVQPVQQPYRRTPIAMEKMVEKRLQELLDKDIIERVTEPSAWVSPLVPVLKDSGEVRLCVDMRRANRAVLREKHPLPVIDELLGGIDGAVRFSKVDVKDAYHQIEISERSRGITTFMTKYGLFR from the coding sequence ATGAACATTGAGGATAACCGCATGGCATCTGAATGGGAGAAATGGAAAAGACAACTGGAATGCTATTTCATTGCTTGTGGAGTTCAAGATCAGTCCGACAAACTTGCAAAGCTCTTGTACCTGGGAGGCCCAGACTTACAAGAGTTGTACGATAATCTGCCAGATGCAAAGCGTGTTCCTTTGATAGTAACAGAACCTCCTCATTACGACGTGGCCATTAAAGCCCTGGATGATCACTTCGAACCGAAACGGATGATTGCATACGAGCGTTATCTGTTCAGACAAATGGCTCAAAAGCCACAAGAACGGTTATCTGATTTTGCGTTGCGCTTGAGGATCCAAGCCAAACGATGTGGGTTTACTCCTGATCACTTTGAGGAAATGATCGTGGATCAAATTACCGAGAAATGTAATTCTGAACCACTACgagttgaaattttgaagaagGACCATAGATCTTTGAGTGAAATCATTGCTCTGGGAACTACCATGGCTGATACGAAAACAAAGTCGATGCAAATGAGCAAAATGAGCGGATCATTTGGCGGAGCTTCAGACGAAGCTAGAATTCAAATGGTGCGGGATAGGTCTTTCCGATCCAAACCAAGATTGCCAGTGAAGGTTGCCATGAATCAAGGAACAGTAATGACATGTTTTGCGTGTGGTCGTCTAGGACATCTAAAGGCCAGTAAATGGTGCCCGGCAAAAGATGCACAGTGTAATAAGTGTCAGGCATACGGTCACTTCTCAAAGACGTGTTTTCGGTTCGGATCTTCAGGTCCGGGTTCATCATCAGGACAGGAGAGGTCCCATCAGGACCGAAACGCTAGACTTGGCAAACGCAAATCCGAATTCAGGGGCAACCCCGGGAATAACAGCTACGGAAATGAGGGTTTTGGTAGACCGGCAAAGCGCATTCGTGCAGTAACGGAAGAGGATGAACACGAGAAACGGATGGAGAAAGAAGATGGTTATGTGTTCTACGCCATGGGGAGCAACGAATTTCATTTCGCTGTCGGAGGAGTTACTATCCGTATGACTATTGACTCGGGTGCAGATGCCAACATTATTTCGTTGGAAACTTGGACTCAAATGAAGGAGGCAGGGGCAATAGTCACAGATCAAGGGCACCCAGACCGGGTTTTGAGAGCGTACGCGTCGGACACTCCACTGAAGCTTGTCGGTACATTCAGAGCTAACATTACAGCCGGTTCTAATGAAGTAAACGCAAAGTTCTATGTCGTAGACGGTGGTCGCCAATGTCTGCTGGGAGCGAAGACTGCCGAGGAACTACACGTCTTGAAAATCGGCTTTGATGTTGCAACAGTAAGTGGGGGCACTGAGGCGTTCCCTAAGGTGAAAGGGGTACTGCTGGAAATCCCAATTGACGAGTCTGTCCAACCAGTTCAACAACCGTACCGTAGAACACCGATCGCAATggagaaaatggttgaaaaacgaCTCCAAGAACTGCTGGATAAAGACATAATCGAAAGAGTTACCGAACCATCGGCCTGGGTTTCTCCTCTAGTGCCGGTATTGAAGGATTCCGGTGAGGTTCGACTTTGTGTGGATATGCGGCGAGCAAACCGTGCTGTTCTTCGAGAAAAACACCCTCTGCCAGTGATCGACGAGTTGCTTGGCGGAATAGACGGGGCGGTTCGTTTTTCCAAAGTCGATGTCAAAGATGCTTATCATCAAATCGAAATTTCCGAGCGATCCCGAGGAATAACCACATTCATGACAAAGTACGGGCTATTCAGGTAA
- the LOC115265269 gene encoding U6 snRNA-associated Sm-like protein LSm6 — MSRKEALSQFINQIHGRPVVVKLNSGVDYRGVLACLDGYMNIALDQTEEYANGQLKNKYGDAFIRGNNVLYISTQKRRV; from the coding sequence ATGTCCCGCAAAGAGGCGCTCTCGCAGTTCATCAACCAGATCCACGGTCGCCCGGTGGTAGTCAAACTGAACAGCGGAGTCGATTACCGTGGTGTGCTGGCTTGCCTCGATGGCTACATGAACATCGCCCTGGATCAAACGGAAGAGTACGCCAACGGTCAGCTGAAGAACAAGTATGGCGATGCTTTCATTCGAGGTAACAACGTTCTGTACATTTCGACGCAAAAACGGAGAGTTTAA
- the LOC115265270 gene encoding charged multivesicular body protein 4b gives MSFFGKLFSGKKGEPAPTPSEAIQKLRDIENMLTKKQEFLEKKIEVELDTARKNGTKNKRAALQALKRKKRYEKQLTQIDGTLSTIEMQREALENANTNTAVLTTMKKASDALKAAHKDMNIDDVHEMMDDIAEQNDIANEISNAVSTAVGFGQDIDDDELEKELEELEQEELDKELLGVQPETDQLPDVPATDLPAKAKEKKKAVVEDDDDPDMKELMSWAN, from the exons ATGAGTTTCTTCGGGAAGTTATTTTCCGGAAAGAAGGGCGAACCAGCCCCGACGCCCAGCGAAGCCATCCAGAAGCTGAGGGATATCGAGAATATGCTGACCAAaaagcaggaattcctcgagaaaaagATCGAAGTCGAACTGGACACAGCGCGGAAGAACGGAACCAAAAACAAGAGAG CTGCACTCCAGGCCCTCAAGCGAAAGAAGCGATACGAGAAGCAACTGACTCAGATCGATGGCACCTTATCCACGATTGAAATGCAACGGGAAGCCCTGGAGAATGCCAACACCAACACAGCCGTCTTGACCACAATGAAGAAGGCCTCAGACGCCCTCAAGGCAGCCCACAAAGATAT GAATATCGACGACGTGCACGAGATGATGGACGACATTGCCGAGCAGAACGATATCGCCAACGAGATCTCCAATGCCGTCTCGACGGCGGTGGGCTTCGGCCAGGACATCGACGACGACGAACTGGAGAAGGAGCTGGAGGAGCTGGAACAGGAAGAGCTGGACAAGGAACTGCTCGGGGTGCAGCCGGAGACGGACCAGCTGCCGGACGTGCCAGCCACCGATCTGCCCGCCAAGGCGAAAGAGAAGAAAAAGG CTGTTGTCGAGGATGATGATGATCCGGACATGAAGGAACTGATGTCGTGGGCTAACTAA
- the LOC109426633 gene encoding uncharacterized protein LOC109426633, translating into MRILLQIFVIVAALVTVMKADSIPDALRSYNLDLQNFKFFKYPGRLTPYGVRPGNPNPSLTQKAAAIFRYFKKLAIGPPMQNYGVKVNQRRALHLRAAYQKQFGYRGKNLIALIGNGHSPQELRYYGAIGRDFGPY; encoded by the exons ATGCGCATCCTTTTGCAA ATCTTCGTCATCGTTGCCGCCCTTGTAACGGTCATGAAAGCGGATTCCATCCCGGATGCACTGCGCAGTTACAATCTGGACCTTCAGAACTTCAAGTTCTTCAAATATCCCGGAAGGCTAACACCGTACGGAGTACGTCCGGGCAATCCTAATCCTTCGTTGACGCAGAAGGCAGCGGCGATATTCCGATACTTCAAGAAGCTCGCCATTGGACCACCGATGCAGAACTATGGCGTCAAGGTCAACCAGAGGAGGGCACTGCATCTGAGGGCTGCCTATCAGAAACAGTTTGGCTATCGGGGGAAGAATCTCATAGCGCTGATCGGAAATGGACATTCGCCACAGGAATTGCGGTATTACGGTGCAATAGGGCGTGATTTCGGTCCGTATTAG
- the LOC134286878 gene encoding uncharacterized protein K02A2.6-like, whose translation MIQKVMIALDNGVWPDEIKMFKPFQTELYRSGGLLMRGERIVIPADLQQQTLRIAHESHPGIVSMKRRLRQKVWWPAVDKQAEKVVKSCKSCTIVSALDPPEPIKNTRMPDRAWADLAADFVGPLPSGHNLLVIVDYFSRFVEVVVMKQITATLTVQAFHETFCRFGFPETLKTDNGPQFTGEEMKTFCKQFGIEHRKTTPYWPQANGEVERVNGMIEKHLKISHLEETEWKWDLRMSVLMYNSTPHSSTGVAPSVLMFGRLIRDKLPAVSTGPNRLIEEAMDRDKVSKRKSADYTDSRRRAKQRELKAGDIVFVKRMIKDNKLASTFSPEEWKIVHRCGSDVTLQSMVSDKIIHRNVAHLKLRTSSRSDSQEETSDEEEVSTEDIWSSRGGATTQETDGHEQQPGEESSVRPRRMIKKPGYLEDYKINNCQ comes from the coding sequence ATGATTCAGAAGGTTATGATTGCGCTTGATAATGGCGTCTGGCCAGATGAGATTAAGATGTTCAAACCCTTCCAAACAGAGTTGTATCGATCGGGAGGTCTATTGATGAGAGGTGAACGGATTGTTATCCCTGCAGATCTTCAGCAACAGACGCTGCGAATAGCGCATGAGTCGCATCCAGGCATAGTTTCTATGAAAAGAAGGCTGCGGCAGAAAGTGTGGTGGCCTGCTGTGGACAAACAGGCAGAAAAGGTGGTGAAGAGCTGTAAATCGTGCACAATTGTGTCTGCCCTCGATCCACCGGAACCGATAAAGAACACTAGGATGCCAGATAGAGCTTGGGCGGATTTAGCAGCTGATTTCGTAGGGCCTCTCCCGTCGGGGCACAATCTCCTTGTCATTGTCGACTATTTCAGCCGCTTTGTCGAAGTCGTCGTAATGAAGCAAATCACCGCTACGTTAACCGTTCAAGCGTTCCATGAGACATTTTGTCGGTTTGGCTTTCCAGAGACGCTGAAAACCGACAATGGCCCCCAATTCACGGGAgaagagatgaaaacattttgcaaACAGTTTGGAATAGAGCATCGAAAGACCACTCCATACTGGCCTCAAGCCAATGGGGAAGTGGAGCGCGTTAATGGGATGATCGAGAAACACTTGAAAATAAGTCATCTGGAGGAGACGGAGTGGAAGTGGGATTTGCGAATGAGTGTCCTCATGTATAACTCAACGCCACACTCGTCCACAGGAGTTGCACCATCGGTTCTGATGTTTGGTAGATTAATACGCGATAAGTTGCCAGCAGTATCCACCGGCCCAAACCGATTGATCGAAGAAGCAATGGACCGGGATAAAGTATCGAAGCGGAAGAGTGCTGATTATACGGATAGTCGTCGGAGAGCTAAACAGAGAGAACTGAAGGCCGGTGATATTGTCTTCGTCAAAAGGATGATAAAGGATAATAAATTGGCATCTACGTTTagcccagaagaatggaagattgTTCATCGCTGCGGATCTGATGTAACCTTGCAGTCCATGGTATCAGACAAAATTATCCACAGGAACGTGGCGCATCTCAAGCTGCGGACATCTAGTCGAAGTGACAGTCAAGAGGAAACATCGGACGAAGAAGAAGTATCAACAGAGGACATCTGGAGCAGCCGAGGAGGAGCCACCACTCAGGAAACTGATGGCCATGAGCAACAACCGGGAGAAGAGTCATCCGTGCGTCCACGAAGGATGATCAAGAAACCAGGTTACCTAGAAGACTACAAAATAAATAATTGTCAGTGA